One window of Leptospira yasudae genomic DNA carries:
- a CDS encoding patatin-like phospholipase family protein: protein MQIHVKQKYTALTFNSAFFGFYAHAGFAKGLSEIGFHPVKITGCSSGALIGSLVAAGVPVETMTDLILNLKKKDFWEGNLITNIVKPIRKGLKNYSGILSGKKIKELLKPHLGHKKIEDLPVPMGVSVSNLTKQIRELKTKGDLIDQILASMTFPFLFEIQKLGEEEFIDGGVADQEPIKELILDKSIKKIVVHSVRTKKGHSERAMLRAFHSSVQIIENETRELKELLAKHYKKQILRVETVTPYIDADRLKHGREALEEGRKSAHHWKKKILASA, encoded by the coding sequence GTGCAAATCCACGTTAAACAAAAATATACGGCCCTTACTTTTAACTCCGCTTTTTTCGGCTTTTACGCACACGCCGGTTTCGCCAAAGGACTTTCCGAAATCGGATTTCATCCCGTTAAAATCACGGGCTGCAGTTCAGGCGCCCTCATCGGTTCCCTCGTTGCGGCCGGAGTTCCCGTCGAAACCATGACCGATCTGATTCTAAACTTAAAGAAAAAGGATTTCTGGGAAGGCAATCTGATCACGAATATCGTAAAGCCGATCCGCAAAGGACTCAAAAATTATTCTGGAATTCTTTCCGGCAAGAAAATCAAAGAATTACTAAAACCGCATTTAGGTCATAAGAAGATCGAAGATCTACCCGTTCCGATGGGAGTTTCCGTTTCTAACCTCACCAAACAAATCCGCGAACTCAAAACGAAAGGAGATCTGATCGATCAGATTCTCGCTTCGATGACGTTTCCGTTCCTATTCGAAATTCAAAAATTGGGAGAAGAGGAATTCATCGATGGAGGTGTCGCCGATCAGGAACCGATCAAGGAATTGATTTTGGATAAGTCGATTAAGAAGATCGTCGTTCACAGCGTTCGAACAAAAAAAGGCCATTCCGAACGGGCGATGCTGCGCGCGTTTCATTCTTCCGTTCAGATCATCGAAAACGAAACGAGAGAGCTGAAGGAGCTTCTCGCAAAACATTATAAAAAACAAATATTGCGCGTGGAAACCGTTACGCCTTATATCGATGCCGACCGCCTCAAACACGGAAGAGAAGCGCTGGAAGAAGGCAGAAAAAGCGCGCATCATTGGAAAAAGAAGATCCTCGCATCCGCATAA
- a CDS encoding SpoIIE family protein phosphatase encodes MLLCVFFLISAPIFSFPIQLTKDWKITEGKNLTAPIENPSWKELKSLPIPKDIIRSFSFPEDFTRTVTLLKRFDISAQDLNALSIDGLSVHFPVLTNAYEIYFNGEKMGEGGLVLGGRIVKNGFKRHVIFPIPENKVRIGTNEIRLILSSDPGEELDAYASFDSVPPVIDLQSRNASILSERSTLMLAFLYLFVGFYHFLFYFKRPQEKYNLFFGLFSMLLAIYIYLRSNAVYELNLDPVLQMKLEYMVVFNIPTFFLLFLDTFFESKISSVSRFYQFFAFALTSLIPFCNRAISVLLLQTWQYSIFLFASYALYVMIRSLIRRNQDSVRLFAGFIILLVSAITDLVGSMQLLPYLENYGLLKYGFFTFELGIVFILANRFLRVHNEVEELNLDLDRKVRERTGQLEDTLNQIQELKIQQDGDYFLTSLLLDPLNRYKIQNESISVEGFSRQKKHFEFKQWKKEIGGDIIIADEIVLKDRKYLVFVNGDAMGKSIQGAGGALVLGVVFRSFVSRTKNASSYRSKPPELWLKECFLELQNIFESFDGSMLISVVLGLVDLESGIFYFLNAEHPWTVLYRDGVSSFIEDKLELRKIGITGLESKMKVKTFFLEKGDTIFIGSDGRDDLLLGVDPDGTRLINEDESQFLKRVDEARGDLGLLVQGLRNYGELTDDLSIVKLTYLKEPLRLETAPKIQSFVFPDETYLKYLQAENWEHALYHLENLKNKLEEETMSPVFKKELAKVYYKIGKYEEALNLFEELISDFPEDVEAMFTASLIYKRMKRFRQAVELGERVLLREPEFLNNVAHLAESYLFIHKKEIAVKLLEKVDQLDPINSHAKKIRIQLEHPIPDHRNG; translated from the coding sequence ATTCTCTTATGCGTTTTTTTTCTGATAAGCGCGCCTATCTTTTCGTTTCCGATCCAATTGACGAAGGATTGGAAAATTACGGAAGGAAAAAATCTCACCGCCCCGATCGAGAATCCTTCCTGGAAAGAATTGAAGTCTCTTCCGATTCCGAAAGATATCATCCGCTCGTTTTCGTTTCCCGAGGATTTTACGCGTACAGTAACCTTACTCAAGAGGTTCGATATTTCCGCGCAGGATCTGAACGCGCTTTCCATCGACGGACTTTCCGTTCATTTTCCGGTTCTCACGAACGCGTATGAAATTTATTTCAACGGAGAAAAGATGGGAGAAGGGGGATTGGTTCTTGGGGGAAGAATCGTCAAAAACGGATTTAAAAGACACGTGATTTTTCCGATTCCTGAAAACAAGGTTCGTATCGGAACCAACGAAATCCGGTTGATCTTATCTTCCGATCCTGGCGAAGAACTGGACGCTTATGCGAGTTTCGATTCCGTTCCTCCGGTGATCGATTTACAGTCTCGCAACGCGTCGATCTTGTCCGAACGATCGACTTTGATGCTCGCGTTTTTATATCTGTTCGTGGGATTCTATCATTTCCTATTTTATTTCAAGCGGCCCCAAGAGAAATACAATCTCTTCTTCGGGCTTTTTTCGATGTTGCTCGCGATCTACATTTATCTAAGAAGCAACGCGGTTTACGAACTCAATCTTGATCCGGTTCTCCAAATGAAATTGGAGTATATGGTCGTATTCAATATTCCGACTTTTTTTCTTTTGTTTTTGGATACGTTCTTCGAATCGAAGATCAGTTCCGTATCGAGATTCTATCAATTCTTTGCCTTTGCGCTTACGTCCTTGATTCCGTTTTGCAATCGCGCGATTTCCGTTCTTTTGCTTCAGACTTGGCAGTATTCGATCTTTCTTTTTGCGTCGTACGCGCTTTACGTTATGATCCGCTCTTTGATCCGAAGGAACCAGGACAGCGTTCGGTTGTTCGCCGGATTCATCATTCTTCTGGTATCCGCGATCACCGATCTTGTGGGGTCCATGCAGCTCCTTCCTTATTTAGAAAATTATGGACTTCTAAAATACGGATTTTTCACCTTCGAATTAGGGATCGTGTTCATTCTTGCGAACCGGTTTCTCAGAGTTCATAACGAAGTGGAAGAATTGAATCTGGACTTGGATCGGAAAGTCCGGGAAAGAACGGGACAATTGGAAGATACTCTGAACCAAATTCAGGAGTTGAAGATTCAGCAGGACGGGGATTACTTTTTGACCTCTTTATTATTGGATCCTTTGAACCGTTATAAGATTCAGAACGAATCGATTTCCGTGGAAGGGTTCAGCCGTCAGAAAAAACATTTCGAGTTCAAGCAGTGGAAAAAGGAAATCGGAGGGGACATTATCATCGCCGACGAGATCGTTTTGAAGGATCGGAAATATCTGGTTTTCGTAAACGGGGACGCGATGGGCAAGTCGATTCAAGGCGCGGGAGGCGCGCTCGTGTTAGGCGTGGTTTTCCGATCGTTCGTTTCCAGGACAAAGAACGCTTCTTCGTACCGATCCAAACCGCCCGAACTCTGGTTGAAGGAATGTTTTTTGGAACTTCAGAACATCTTCGAATCGTTCGACGGATCGATGTTGATTTCCGTAGTCCTGGGCCTCGTGGATTTAGAATCCGGAATATTCTATTTTTTGAATGCGGAACACCCTTGGACGGTTTTATATCGGGACGGGGTCTCCTCCTTTATCGAGGACAAATTGGAACTTCGAAAGATAGGAATCACCGGCTTGGAAAGCAAGATGAAAGTGAAAACTTTCTTTTTGGAAAAGGGAGATACGATTTTTATCGGTTCGGACGGGAGAGACGACCTTCTTTTGGGCGTCGATCCCGACGGAACGCGATTGATCAACGAGGACGAATCGCAATTCTTAAAAAGAGTGGATGAGGCCAGAGGAGATCTCGGTTTACTCGTACAAGGGCTTCGGAATTACGGAGAACTTACGGACGACCTGAGCATCGTAAAACTGACCTATCTCAAAGAGCCGCTTCGATTGGAAACCGCGCCTAAAATTCAATCCTTCGTTTTTCCGGACGAAACGTATCTAAAGTATCTGCAAGCGGAGAATTGGGAACACGCTCTGTATCATCTCGAAAACCTGAAAAACAAATTGGAAGAAGAGACGATGTCTCCCGTGTTTAAAAAGGAACTCGCGAAAGTATATTATAAAATCGGAAAATACGAAGAGGCGCTGAATTTATTCGAGGAATTGATCTCCGATTTTCCGGAGGATGTGGAAGCGATGTTTACCGCGTCTTTGATCTACAAAAGGATGAAACGTTTTCGTCAAGCGGTGGAGTTAGGGGAGCGCGTATTGCTTCGCGAACCGGAATTCCTAAACAACGTGGCTCATCTCGCCGAATCGTATCTGTTCATCCATAAAAAGGAGATCGCGGTAAAACTTTTGGAAAAAGTGGATCAACTCGATCCGATTAATTCTCACGCAAAAAAAATCCGCATTCAGCTCGAACATCCGATTCCCGATCATCGAAACGGTTAA
- a CDS encoding amidohydrolase family protein encodes MIRKISGRIVTHEREFDGTVEWDPSTGWISSVREGLEFDVTEEQTKEEVWFDPNQTVIFPGFGDIHIHAREDESGKHTYKEDFLSASAAAVNGGVVHVADMPNNPIPPVDKDSYSKKRKLADRSPIHITLYAGIGPNTKPLSESVPYKVFMGPSIGELFFHNNQTLEDTIRNYAGQNISFHCEDPEILEKHQDEKFHEDRRPAEAETMATDFALYLIEKYNLRGKLCHYSTGDGLNKIKAAKQRGVKITCEVTPTHLFFDKSMLTPENRLWFQMNPPLREKEDRERMLQGVKEGWIDYLATDHAPHSIEEKQKGTSGISQLDTYSLFVTWLILDAGVDRKTIAKICSKNPGDFVNEYLPPKYGKGFGRIEPGYSANFTVLNLKQPKTFLKEEIKSKSGWSPFENFTFPGSIEAVFFLGNRIK; translated from the coding sequence ATGATCCGTAAAATCTCTGGCAGAATCGTAACACACGAACGCGAGTTCGACGGAACGGTGGAATGGGATCCTTCGACGGGATGGATTTCGTCCGTTCGCGAAGGATTGGAATTCGACGTCACCGAAGAACAAACGAAGGAAGAAGTCTGGTTTGATCCGAACCAAACCGTGATCTTTCCGGGGTTCGGCGACATTCATATTCACGCAAGAGAAGACGAAAGCGGCAAACACACTTATAAAGAGGATTTTCTTTCCGCGAGCGCGGCTGCGGTCAACGGGGGAGTGGTTCACGTCGCCGATATGCCGAACAATCCGATTCCTCCGGTGGATAAAGATTCATATTCAAAAAAACGCAAGTTAGCCGATCGTTCTCCGATTCACATCACGTTGTATGCGGGGATCGGACCGAACACGAAACCCCTTTCCGAGTCCGTTCCATATAAAGTTTTTATGGGACCGAGCATCGGAGAATTGTTCTTTCATAACAATCAAACTCTGGAAGACACGATCCGAAATTATGCGGGACAGAATATCAGCTTTCACTGCGAAGATCCGGAGATTCTCGAAAAACATCAGGACGAAAAATTCCACGAAGACAGAAGACCGGCGGAAGCGGAAACGATGGCGACCGACTTCGCTTTGTATCTGATCGAAAAATACAATCTTCGCGGAAAACTCTGTCATTATTCCACGGGCGACGGCTTGAACAAAATCAAAGCCGCAAAACAAAGAGGAGTGAAGATCACCTGCGAAGTCACTCCCACGCATTTGTTCTTCGACAAGTCCATGTTGACTCCCGAAAATCGGCTTTGGTTTCAGATGAATCCTCCTCTTCGCGAAAAGGAAGACCGTGAAAGAATGCTGCAAGGCGTCAAAGAAGGCTGGATCGATTATCTCGCGACCGATCACGCTCCGCACAGCATCGAAGAAAAACAAAAAGGAACGAGCGGAATTTCTCAACTCGATACATATTCACTTTTTGTAACATGGTTGATCTTGGACGCGGGTGTGGATCGAAAGACGATCGCGAAGATCTGTTCTAAAAATCCCGGAGACTTTGTGAATGAATATCTTCCTCCCAAATACGGAAAAGGTTTCGGGAGAATCGAGCCCGGTTATTCGGCGAACTTCACCGTGTTGAATTTGAAACAACCGAAGACGTTTTTGAAAGAGGAAATCAAAAGTAAATCGGGTTGGTCGCCTTTTGAGAATTTTACGTTTCCGGGTTCGATCGAAGCGGTTTTCTTTTTAGGCAATCGGATCAAATAA
- a CDS encoding OmpA family protein gives MGKLPHRHSKSKNFSGGFLSTTLRIAVLILFFDSLSLVAEEPEKILFRWKLVPGENVELNEYHRVQLVSQGRKIKREDKNRILLQTLSCENKACMLEGFFDTYTRFPEVDPAFRKDKTFKSRFQITELGQYRVPQEYSMPNLRSLPSFSEKPVSIGEEWTQPATESFQFPGGRVMITVLAKYKYHGIDQWEFQKLSGKGDRIEYNYTLFYDSQANQEGVPFKIYGFARGMVYFDREQGLPQYKRVQLAYTFVYANGMAQEMSFDIHGVYNKNVKLTDNDKDKFAEEIRKILKNELPTGIESDGDRQKNGKKPPRDTLQWPEEEENRARPENEKPSGPPVEIRRTEEGIAISLNSVLFDYNSSELKEEAKKELERIASVLKKYGDREIRISGHTDNSGGEEYNRKLSRERALSVLKELRDKQGLEEKRMSYEGYGKSKPIADNSTIQGRQKNRRVDITIVME, from the coding sequence ATGGGGAAACTTCCGCACAGACATTCGAAATCCAAAAACTTCTCCGGAGGTTTCCTTTCGACTACGCTTCGTATCGCCGTTCTAATATTGTTTTTTGATTCCTTGTCTCTTGTCGCCGAAGAACCGGAAAAGATTCTCTTTCGATGGAAGTTGGTTCCCGGCGAGAACGTCGAGTTGAACGAATATCATCGCGTTCAATTGGTAAGTCAGGGAAGAAAAATCAAACGAGAGGATAAGAATCGAATTCTTTTACAAACTCTTTCGTGCGAGAACAAGGCTTGTATGCTCGAAGGATTTTTCGATACATACACTCGTTTTCCGGAAGTCGATCCTGCGTTTCGAAAAGACAAAACCTTCAAGAGCAGATTTCAAATCACCGAACTCGGTCAATACCGCGTACCTCAAGAATACAGCATGCCCAATCTTCGTTCGCTTCCGAGCTTTTCCGAAAAACCAGTTTCGATCGGAGAAGAATGGACACAGCCAGCAACCGAAAGTTTTCAATTTCCGGGCGGCAGAGTGATGATCACCGTTCTTGCAAAATATAAGTATCACGGAATCGACCAGTGGGAGTTTCAAAAACTTTCCGGCAAAGGCGATCGGATCGAATACAATTATACGTTATTCTACGATTCTCAAGCGAATCAAGAGGGAGTTCCGTTTAAAATTTACGGGTTTGCGAGGGGAATGGTTTATTTCGACCGCGAACAAGGACTTCCCCAATACAAACGGGTTCAGCTCGCTTATACGTTCGTTTATGCGAACGGAATGGCTCAGGAAATGTCCTTCGATATTCACGGAGTATATAATAAAAACGTAAAATTAACGGATAACGATAAGGACAAGTTCGCCGAAGAGATCCGTAAGATTCTGAAAAACGAACTTCCAACCGGAATCGAATCGGACGGCGATCGCCAAAAAAACGGTAAAAAACCTCCGCGCGATACGCTGCAATGGCCCGAGGAAGAGGAGAATCGTGCGAGACCGGAAAACGAAAAACCTTCCGGACCGCCGGTTGAGATCCGCAGAACGGAAGAGGGCATTGCCATCTCGTTGAATTCCGTTCTATTCGATTACAACAGTTCCGAGTTGAAGGAGGAAGCGAAGAAGGAACTCGAAAGAATCGCTTCCGTCCTCAAAAAATACGGTGACCGTGAAATACGGATCAGCGGCCATACGGACAATTCGGGCGGGGAAGAATACAACCGGAAACTTTCCAGAGAACGAGCGCTTTCCGTTTTGAAAGAACTCAGGGACAAACAGGGGCTTGAGGAAAAAAGAATGTCCTATGAGGGATACGGAAAGTCGAAACCGATCGCGGATAATTCCACGATTCAAGGCAGACAGAAAAATCGTCGAGTCGATATCACGATCGTGATGGAGTAA
- a CDS encoding LIC_10572 family protein, which yields MANKRRPPRKKHNSNQKGSGGNERNRENAESNRGGNEQREGNRRHSHQQRQQHGKNFQRNQEFHRKSQELAMEKSAEPKVRPPREGGKLVIRIILTGCILLLGIFSYFICENYHTKTPVYGKRGWDDTFHRSATWAEAKEICDEKAKRLPGKDQLKTFSKRADQKLKNAGVFWSSSQDGETGYYFSVNLKDGMETSSLGTMKYNVICVK from the coding sequence ATGGCAAACAAAAGAAGGCCTCCCCGAAAGAAACATAATTCAAATCAAAAAGGTTCGGGAGGAAACGAGAGGAATCGGGAAAACGCCGAATCCAACCGCGGCGGCAACGAACAGAGAGAAGGAAATCGAAGACATTCTCACCAACAACGCCAACAACACGGAAAGAATTTTCAAAGAAATCAAGAGTTCCATCGCAAGAGTCAAGAACTTGCAATGGAAAAAAGCGCTGAGCCTAAAGTCAGACCTCCCCGCGAAGGAGGCAAACTCGTAATCCGCATCATCCTTACGGGATGTATTTTGCTCTTGGGAATTTTCAGTTATTTCATCTGCGAAAACTATCACACAAAAACTCCTGTTTACGGCAAACGCGGCTGGGACGATACGTTCCATCGATCCGCGACTTGGGCCGAAGCGAAAGAGATCTGCGACGAAAAGGCGAAACGTCTTCCCGGTAAAGATCAGCTCAAAACCTTCAGCAAACGCGCCGATCAGAAACTGAAAAACGCGGGAGTGTTTTGGTCTTCCAGTCAAGACGGTGAAACCGGATATTACTTTTCGGTCAACTTAAAGGACGGGATGGAAACGAGCAGCCTCGGAACGATGAAATACAACGTGATCTGCGTTAAGTGA
- a CDS encoding GNAT family N-acetyltransferase: MNPKVVEITENYVHLHRALSDLMGAPILNYKSFDFYSNPDSHWFTRIILKGKFSDSELTEEIGELRSKGYDPDILDFLNTRNHESAIKKLGYGSCNEQVGMFLKGNPISPNQNQTSRTANVLKNEVLDVRSISNADELKTWLRIVNSSFESDDRENLYLKLLGREGFRLYGGFVNETMATTGMSYFDGESFGLYSITTDKAHRGFGFASVLVDQILREIRKEFSGFIILHATKIGQGIYERFGFQGSTILRHWGRT; encoded by the coding sequence ATGAATCCGAAAGTCGTCGAAATCACCGAAAACTACGTCCATCTTCACCGCGCTCTTTCGGATTTGATGGGCGCACCGATCTTGAACTACAAAAGTTTCGATTTCTATTCGAACCCGGATTCACACTGGTTTACGAGAATCATCCTCAAGGGAAAGTTTTCCGATTCCGAATTGACCGAGGAGATCGGCGAGCTTAGAAGCAAAGGTTACGATCCGGATATTTTAGATTTTTTGAATACACGAAATCACGAATCCGCGATCAAAAAACTGGGTTATGGTTCCTGCAACGAACAAGTGGGAATGTTTCTTAAGGGAAATCCGATTTCGCCGAATCAAAATCAAACGTCGCGGACCGCAAACGTTCTGAAAAACGAAGTCTTGGATGTGCGATCGATTTCCAACGCGGACGAACTCAAAACTTGGCTGAGGATCGTAAATTCATCCTTCGAATCCGACGATCGGGAAAATCTTTATTTAAAACTGCTCGGGCGAGAAGGCTTTCGACTCTACGGAGGTTTCGTAAACGAAACGATGGCTACGACCGGAATGAGCTATTTCGACGGAGAATCCTTCGGTTTGTATTCGATTACAACGGACAAAGCGCATCGCGGTTTCGGTTTTGCGTCCGTTCTTGTGGATCAAATCTTACGCGAAATCCGAAAGGAATTTTCCGGATTTATCATTCTTCACGCGACCAAAATCGGACAAGGAATTTACGAACGATTCGGGTTTCAAGGTTCGACGATCCTGCGTCATTGGGGCAGAACTTAA
- a CDS encoding ribose-phosphate pyrophosphokinase, which yields MKRLLFSFPENETLTKKLSDRSGLKIGKAEFGRFPDGESKFRIDEELTETEIYVVCSLDRPDTKIVPLLFFCETARSLGAEKIHLIAPYLCYMRQDKVFHPGEGISSRYFASLISRYVDSVLTIDPHLHRIHDLEDIFSVKATTLHATRLFADYIRKNVKNPILIGPDNESSQWVGEVAKESDSPFTILEKNRKGDRDVEVSVPQIETYRNHTPVLIDDIVSTGKTLLKTIAHLKNAGMQAPICLCVHGIFADNSYQELIESGANPIITTNTIDHVSNRIDISVLIAENLF from the coding sequence ATGAAACGTCTCTTATTTTCATTTCCCGAAAACGAAACTCTGACAAAGAAACTTTCCGATCGATCCGGCCTGAAGATCGGCAAAGCCGAGTTCGGAAGGTTTCCGGACGGAGAATCCAAATTTCGAATCGACGAAGAATTAACTGAGACGGAAATCTACGTCGTCTGCTCCTTGGATCGCCCCGATACGAAGATCGTCCCGCTTCTCTTTTTCTGTGAAACCGCAAGGTCGCTCGGTGCGGAAAAGATTCATCTCATCGCGCCTTATCTATGTTATATGAGACAAGACAAAGTCTTTCATCCCGGAGAAGGAATCAGCTCCAGATATTTTGCGTCCTTGATTTCCCGTTACGTGGATTCGGTTTTGACGATCGATCCTCATTTACATCGAATTCACGACTTAGAAGACATCTTCAGCGTTAAAGCGACGACCTTACATGCGACACGACTCTTTGCGGATTACATCCGCAAGAACGTCAAAAATCCGATCTTGATCGGACCGGACAATGAGAGTAGTCAGTGGGTCGGCGAAGTCGCGAAAGAATCCGATTCTCCGTTTACGATCTTGGAAAAAAACCGCAAAGGAGATCGCGACGTGGAAGTCAGCGTTCCGCAGATTGAAACGTATCGAAATCATACCCCGGTTTTGATAGACGACATCGTTTCCACGGGAAAAACCCTGCTCAAAACGATCGCACATCTGAAAAATGCCGGAATGCAAGCGCCCATTTGTCTTTGCGTTCACGGAATTTTTGCGGACAATTCTTATCAAGAATTGATCGAAAGCGGAGCGAACCCAATCATTACTACGAATACGATCGATCACGTAAGCAATCGAATCGATATCAGCGTGCTGATTGCGGAGAATTTGTTTTAA
- the cutA gene encoding divalent-cation tolerance protein CutA has protein sequence MEARLVYVTAKNEKEALKIGKTLVEERLAACANILPKMKSVYHWEKKLVVDNEAVLILKTKSELMTELTLRIKSLHSYSVPCVVSLPLLEGNRDYFTWLFGEVISE, from the coding sequence ATGGAAGCGAGACTCGTTTACGTAACCGCAAAGAACGAAAAAGAAGCCCTTAAAATCGGAAAAACCTTGGTCGAAGAACGATTGGCCGCTTGTGCGAACATTCTTCCCAAGATGAAATCGGTTTATCACTGGGAAAAGAAACTCGTCGTCGATAACGAGGCGGTTCTAATTCTAAAAACCAAAAGCGAATTGATGACCGAACTCACTCTTCGAATCAAATCATTACACAGTTATTCAGTTCCGTGCGTAGTGAGCCTTCCGCTTTTGGAAGGAAACCGCGATTACTTTACTTGGTTGTTCGGCGAAGTGATTTCGGAATAA
- a CDS encoding thymidine phosphorylase family protein, whose product MSDKKEKLTLKNLGIDTNQEYVVFLRRDCPACKSEGFIALNRVQVTVGDRKIIASLNIIDNKILPIGQVGLSESAWKAVHAKEGDTVLLSHLKPVLSLHDVRSKIYENRLNEDSFERIIQDIKDEKYSNIEIASFITACSGDHLNLDEIKALTKAMIRTGSVLKWEKYPVVDKHCVGGLPGNRTTPIVVSIVAAAGLTVPKTSSRAITSPAGTADTMEAVTNVNLNLNQMKSVVEKEGGCIVWGGSIGLSPVDDILIRVERALEVDSVGQMIASVLSKKAAAGSSHVVIDIPIGKTAKVRTEEDAEKLNYYFTVVGRFVGLKVKVLISDGSQPIGRGIGPSLEIKDCISVLKNEADSPLDLKQRALTIAGAMLEFSAPHRYKNGVQAALEILESGKAWEKFENICKAQGDFKKPSSSKFQLDVIAQSSGIVSEIDNRKIAKVARLAGAPNSSSAGVYFLSPLGRKIEKGDVLYTVHSDSEGELEYAFDYLNTQNGIITIL is encoded by the coding sequence ATGTCCGATAAGAAAGAAAAACTCACTCTTAAAAACTTAGGAATCGATACCAATCAGGAATACGTCGTTTTCCTTCGAAGGGATTGTCCCGCGTGTAAATCGGAAGGGTTTATCGCTCTCAATCGGGTTCAGGTAACCGTAGGCGATCGTAAGATCATCGCTTCGCTGAACATCATCGATAACAAGATTCTCCCGATCGGGCAAGTCGGTCTTTCGGAAAGCGCGTGGAAAGCGGTTCACGCGAAAGAGGGAGATACGGTTCTTCTTTCGCATCTGAAACCCGTTTTGTCCTTACACGACGTCCGATCCAAAATCTACGAAAATCGTCTGAACGAAGATTCCTTTGAAAGAATCATCCAGGACATCAAAGACGAAAAATATTCCAATATCGAAATAGCATCCTTTATTACGGCGTGTTCAGGCGATCATCTCAATTTGGACGAGATCAAGGCGCTCACCAAGGCGATGATTCGAACCGGTTCCGTTTTGAAATGGGAAAAATATCCCGTTGTCGACAAACACTGCGTAGGCGGACTTCCGGGAAACAGGACTACTCCGATCGTCGTTTCGATTGTGGCCGCAGCCGGTTTAACGGTTCCGAAAACTTCTTCACGCGCGATTACTTCTCCGGCGGGAACTGCGGATACGATGGAAGCGGTTACGAACGTGAATCTGAATCTTAACCAAATGAAATCCGTCGTCGAAAAAGAAGGCGGCTGTATCGTTTGGGGAGGTTCGATCGGTTTAAGCCCCGTCGACGATATTCTCATCCGAGTCGAACGCGCTTTGGAAGTGGATAGCGTCGGACAAATGATCGCTTCGGTGTTATCGAAAAAAGCTGCAGCCGGTTCCTCGCATGTAGTGATCGATATTCCCATCGGTAAGACCGCAAAGGTTCGCACGGAAGAAGATGCAGAAAAGCTAAATTACTATTTTACGGTCGTAGGGAGGTTCGTCGGTCTGAAAGTCAAGGTATTGATATCGGACGGTTCGCAGCCGATCGGAAGAGGAATCGGTCCGTCTCTCGAAATTAAGGATTGTATCAGCGTTTTAAAGAACGAGGCGGATTCTCCCTTGGATCTGAAACAAAGGGCGTTGACGATTGCCGGCGCGATGCTCGAATTCTCGGCGCCGCACCGATACAAAAACGGAGTTCAAGCCGCTCTTGAAATTTTAGAATCGGGAAAAGCGTGGGAGAAATTCGAAAATATATGCAAAGCTCAAGGCGATTTTAAGAAACCTTCTTCCTCCAAGTTTCAATTGGACGTAATCGCCCAATCGTCGGGGATCGTTTCCGAAATCGACAATCGAAAGATCGCAAAGGTAGCTCGGCTTGCCGGAGCGCCTAACAGCTCTTCTGCGGGCGTCTACTTCCTTTCTCCATTGGGAAGAAAGATCGAAAAAGGCGACGTGCTTTATACGGTTCATTCCGATTCCGAAGGAGAATTGGAATACGCTTTCGATTACCTGAATACTCAAAATGGAATCATTACGATTCTATAA